The Mercurialis annua linkage group LG2, ddMerAnnu1.2, whole genome shotgun sequence genome contains a region encoding:
- the LOC126668170 gene encoding uncharacterized protein LOC126668170: MKLCHVSQQISNTKSLPRNHQPLGNVVYFEDYPDHWFYSDLQRAFEKFGVFGKVIITRRRNRSNKRFGFLHIDGKSSIMETVNRLNTVNIGSHKIRAFVSKFPKPFFPGASSRADTNRHVHVPKPIPSAIDSIRDSRSYANVVLNKPIHYNTPVVTDEVFSLIASVKRLSDVLSVDSFLLSQGINFTSSSLLGGSFVLLNFENPVHLDSFRLKSSILFPEFFDKLLPWDKTFVAKERFAWVTFRGIPLQAWNDDFFMIMGNQFGKAVYPLNLKERMDVGSVLISTSLSSIDCTLLVFINGKEFFIQAKETDMPMIFSNNQMESSSVHNSSESEPDISASHRKLTAESAEKLTTQPHLKSAPSSPVFILHKSKDTQQSYSHMDNIQNQVDITSPPPVLVDNAVLSKDLLTHSSSRDPEEINHIVNTGSLISAEQDTKTTNTISDGVIRGCNRLINGANLAERFDSEAKKTWAAGLELGLFDPQNEEQIVSLFSQGGLSYSRKQRFIRALVSKNNLSIMGLLETKKEFFDEFNIRRLWPDMDFDFCYSPSRGASGGILCIWNKKLLSPANIFISDRWLYMDFAWGSLNVRIFLVYASNCPRQRLLLWNDILPHTATDRLCIMAGDFNEILDPSERVNCEGFSNSMREYADFVARSNLIETALHGRYFTWNNSISRSKIDRCFISSNAFISWPNLFLKALPKTFSDHVPLLFSSEVAMDWGPKPFKSINAWCEHSEFYSFIELSWCDLFANPQNSLVFKLKELRKRIRSWNKSVFGDLNLKSSNIQRDIEALEITADSRVLLEDETIRLSSLHAEFNSVSSHLESLWLQKSRMNWNLFGDRNSKYFHSAIKQNVHLFYKKLFKKKYSPPHYLDCLPIKKLSNVHSSSLTAIFTEEEVYSALSSCDSNKAPGPDGFNFFFYKKAWNILMEDIIKFFHNFHQKGDFPTGLNTAFMVLLPKFAGASDVSDFRPISLINGILKLLSKVLAIRLAPVLPNIISENQFGDAENKHS, from the exons ATGAAACTTTGCCACGTAAG CCAACAAATTTCGAACACCAAATCCCTTCCCCGCAATCACCAACCCCTCGGAAACGTGGTTTACTTTGAAGATTATCCTGATCACTGGTTCTACTCTGATCTTCAACGTGCTTTTGAGAAGTTTGGAGTTTTTGGTAAGGTGATTATCACGAGACGAAGGAACAGAAGCAACAAGAGGTTCGGATTTTTGCACATAGATGGAAAGTCTTCTATCATGGAGACTGTTAACAGATTGAATACGGTCAATATTGGTTCTCATAAGATTAGGGCTTTCGTTTCCAAATTTCCGAAACCCTTTTTCCCTGGAGCTTCTTCTAGGGCTGATACGAATAGACATGTTCATGTTCCAAAACCTATCCCGTCTGCTATAGATTCCATCAGAGATTCACGTTCTTATGCCAATGTTGTTTTAAACAAACCTATTCATTACAATACACCAGTTGTAACAGATGAGGTTTTCAGTTTGATTGCTTCTGTGAAACGGTTGTCAGATGTGTTATCTGTGGATTCATTCCTTTTGAGTCAAGGAATTAATTTTACCTCAAGTTCTTTGTTGGGAGGttcgtttgttcttttgaattttgaaaaccCGGTCCACCTTGACAGCTTTCGTTTAAAATCATCGATTTTATTCCCAGAATTCTTTGATAAATTGTTGCCCTGGGATAAAACGTTTGTTGCAAAAGAACGTTTTGCATGGGTCACTTTTAGGGGTATTCCTTTACAAGCATGGAATGATGATTTCTTTATGATCATGGGAAATCAATTTGGAAAGGCTGTTTACCCCCTTAATCTGAAGGAACGAATGGATGTCGGATCAGTCTTGATTTCAACTTCCTTATCCTCAATTGATTGCACGTTGCTTGTTTTTATTAATGGAAAAGAATTCTTTATTCAGGCAAAGGAAACAGATATGCCCATGATTTTCTCGAACAATCAGATGGAGTCATCATCTGTCCACAACTCTTCAGAATCTGAGCCAGATATTTCAGCAAGTCATCGCAAATTGACAGCAGAATCAGCAGAAAAATTGACTACTCAACCTCATCTGAAATCTGCTCCGTCCAGCCCTGTTTTTATTTTGCACAAGTCAAAGGATACCCAGCAATCTTATTCCCACATGGATAACATTCAGAATCAGGTTGATATCACATCTCCTCCACCAGTTTTAGTCGATAACGCTGTGTTATCCAAGGATTTGTTAACTCATTCTTCAAGTCGGGATCCA GAAGAAATAAATCATATTGTTAACACAGGCAGTCTTATCTCAGCTGAACAGGATACCAAGACAACAAATACGATTTCGGATGGAGTGATCAGAGGCTGTAATCGTTTAATTAACGGAGCTAATCTCGCAGAACGATTTGATTCAGAAGCTAAAAAGACATGGGCAGCAGGACTTGAATTGGGATTATTTGATCCACAGAATGAGGAGCAAATCGTATCCTTATTTTCTCAAG GCGGTTTATCTTATTCTAGGAAGCAGAGATTTATTCGTGCATTAGTTTCTAAGAATAATCTGTCGATCATGGGATTATTAGAAACCAAAAAggaattttttgatgaattcaaCATTAGACGTTTATGGCCTGACATGGATTTCGACTTTTGTTATTCCCCTTCTCGTGGAGCTTCGGGAGGTATTCTCTGTATTTGGAATAAAAAGTTGCTTTCTCCtgctaatatttttatttcagatAGGTGGTTGTATATGGATTTCGCTTGGGGCTCTCTTAATGTCAGAATCTTTCTTGTTTATGCTAGTAATTGTCCTAGGCAAAGGCTTTTGCTTTGGAATGATATTCTTCCTCATACTGCTACAGATAGATTATGCATTATGGCAGGAGACTTTAATGAAATCCTGGACCCTTCAGAAAGGGTTAATTGCGAGGGATTTTCGAATTCTATGCGAGAATATGCTGATTTTGTAGCTCGATCCAATCTCATAGAGACTGCTCTTCATGGTCGATATTTTACCTGGAATAACAGTATCTCGAGATCCAAGATTGATAGGTGTTTTATATCTTCGAATGCTTTTATCTCTTGGCCTAATCTTTTTCTGAAAGCTTTGCCGAAAACATTTTCAGATCATGTTCCTCTTCTCTTCAGCTCTGAGGTTGCTATGGATTGGGGTCCAAAACCATTTAAATCTATAAATGCTTGGTGTGAGCATTcagaattttattcttttatagaGCTTTCGTGGTGCGACTTGTTTGCTAATCCTCAGAATAGTTTGGTGTTTAAACTGAAAGAGCTGCGCAAACGCATAAGATCTTGGAATAAGTCGGTCTTTGGTGACTTAAACCTCAAAAGTTCAAATATTCAGCGGGATATAGAGGCTCTTGAGATTACAGCCGATTCGCGTGTTCTCTTGGAGGATGAAACAATCCGGCTTTCTAGCCTTCACGCTGAATTCAATTCGGTTTCATCACATCTTGAATCATTGTGGTTACAAAAATCAAGAATGAACTGGAATTTATTTGGTGACAGGAATTCTAAGTATTTTCATTCG GCTATCAAGCAAAATGTGCATCTGTTCTACAAAAAGTTGTTCAAGAAGAAGTATAGTCCTCCGCATTATCTTGATTGTTTGCCTATCAAGAAGCTCTCCAACGTTCATTCTTCTTCTCTGACAGCTATCTTCACAGAGGAGGAGGTCTATTCTGCGCTTTCTAGTTGTGATAGCAATAAGGCCCCGGGACCGGACGGgtttaatttcttcttttataaAAAAGCTTGGAATATCTTAATGGAGGACATAATAAAATTTTTTCACAATTTTCATCAAAAGGGAGACTTTCCAACTGGATTGAATACAGCATTTATGGTTCTTTTGCCGAAATTTGCAGGAGCTTCAGATGTCTCAGATTTTCGACCAATAAGCTTGATTAATGgtattttgaaactgttatcaAAGGTCTTGGCTATAAGACTAGCTCCTGTTCTTCCTAACATCATTTCAGAGAACCAATTCGG AGACGCAGAGAACAAGCATTCATGA